GTTGCGCGACCGTCATGCGCGCGGTGTCGGGGTGCTGCTCTAGCAGGCGCCTCTCAGCCTCGAGCATGGCGCGCCGCGCCGTTTCAGGTGTCTCACCACGACCCTTGATGCGTACCCGCCTACCATCGGGCAGCGTGACGTACGCCTCGGAGCGCCACGCGCGCCCCTTCTCCTGGTAGACCGTGCCTCCGCCGTTAGGGCCGCGGCGCTTACTCACTGAGGCGGAAACGTCTGGATCATGCGGACCACGCCGCGAACTTCGATCTCCTCATCCCCGATGCGGAACACAGGCCCGCCCGGGTTGTAACTCCGCAGGACGGCCGTTGAGTCCTCCCTGTACTCCTTCAACACGATCATCTCGCGCCTCGGAAGCCACGCGGCGACAAGCGACCTGTCACGTGGAATCGCGCCGAGCTCTATGACGACGTAACTCCCGGGCGCGATCTGGCGAGCAGCGGTGTCGCTGACCATGCTGTCCCCGTTCACGCGAAGGGCGACTATCTTGCCTGGTGGAATAGCGGCCAGTTGTGGTGCTAGACGCGGATCGATAGAGATGTGGCCTTCGGGCTCCACGTATTCTTCTACCCCCAGAATCCCGGCGCTGACGGTTCCCACGATAGGGATTAGCAGCTCCGGGATGTAGTCCTCTGTTCCCGGCAGAGGATCGGACACTAGTCTTGGGACCCCGGTGGCCTCCTCAAACTCAGCCGGCGTCCATTGCAGCACTTCAAGAAGCGCTTTGTACTTCGACAGTCTCAGGTCAGTAAGGTCATAGCGGTTGTTCTCCAATTGGGACAAGAGCTTGAGGTTGATAACGCCGCCGGTGCGCTCGACGACGTCTTCCGCGGTTAGGCCTAGCCATCTCCTGCGAGCCGCAATGGCATCTCCAGGAGTAGAAGGGCGTACGGCCGGTCGATATTTCTCTCCCACAGCCATGCTGGCAAGCATAAGAATCTTCCTCCCCTTCTAACAGGCCGCTCCGGACATGTTAGCAGCCATGTTGACTTGACGCTAGACGGTCTGGCATGTACACTCCGGCATGTCACAAGTCAAGTTGACACGTTCCCGAAGCAAGACGAGTCCTAGCAGCGGCGGGTCCGGACCCGAGCTGCTGACGCTGAACGAGGTCATGGAGCGGTTGAA
The window above is part of the Trueperaceae bacterium genome. Proteins encoded here:
- a CDS encoding LexA family transcriptional regulator, with the translated sequence MAVGEKYRPAVRPSTPGDAIAARRRWLGLTAEDVVERTGGVINLKLLSQLENNRYDLTDLRLSKYKALLEVLQWTPAEFEEATGVPRLVSDPLPGTEDYIPELLIPIVGTVSAGILGVEEYVEPEGHISIDPRLAPQLAAIPPGKIVALRVNGDSMVSDTAARQIAPGSYVVIELGAIPRDRSLVAAWLPRREMIVLKEYREDSTAVLRSYNPGGPVFRIGDEEIEVRGVVRMIQTFPPQ